The following coding sequences lie in one Methylomonas sp. UP202 genomic window:
- a CDS encoding RHS repeat domain-containing protein, with protein sequence MSSSVVCVSKPKIHLDTAAIRRRFFAGLFLIGLMGPAWAGSVAYTYDTLGRITQAAYSTGVVIAYYYDAAGNRSSYVISGAPS encoded by the coding sequence ATGAGCAGTTCTGTAGTGTGTGTGAGCAAACCCAAAATTCATTTGGACACGGCCGCCATCAGGCGGCGTTTTTTTGCGGGGTTGTTTTTGATCGGTCTGATGGGGCCTGCTTGGGCAGGATCCGTGGCCTACACCTATGACACCCTGGGTCGTATTACCCAAGCCGCCTACAGCACCGGGGTCGTGATTGCCTATTACTACGATGCCGCCGGCAATCGCAGCAGTTATGTAATTAGCGGCGCTCCTAGTTAG